One part of the Engraulis encrasicolus isolate BLACKSEA-1 chromosome 17, IST_EnEncr_1.0, whole genome shotgun sequence genome encodes these proteins:
- the LOC134466845 gene encoding cytochrome c oxidase assembly factor 3 homolog, mitochondrial, with protein sequence MAEKDPNSEYAKRIDPTKEGLSKDQLKFIQQVEMEQWRKRTQRLKGRNVATGLAIGAITMGIYGYTFYSVRQEKIMDEIDEEAARLTRSQVPKTGAN encoded by the exons ATGGCAGAGAAAGACCCGAACAGCGAATATGCCAAGAGAATTGACCCGACAAAGGAGGGTTTGTCGAAGGACCAGCTGAAATTCATCCAGCAAGTGGAGATGGAACAATGGAGGAAGAGGACGCAGAGGCTAAAGGGCAGAAATGTGGCCACGGGCCTCGCAATTGGTGCCATAACCATGGGCATCT ATGGCTACACATTCTATTCCGTGCGACAAGAAAAGATCATGGACGAAATTGACGAGGAGGCAGCAAGACTAACCAGGTCGCAAGTACCGAAGACAGGGGCCAACTGA